In one Lolium rigidum isolate FL_2022 chromosome 3, APGP_CSIRO_Lrig_0.1, whole genome shotgun sequence genomic region, the following are encoded:
- the LOC124699251 gene encoding protein ROOT PRIMORDIUM DEFECTIVE 1-like, translating into MAFKVLGGINLHALSLRLHMLDEVFCYGPFNRSMQRRWKKPVDSARTRLEGRTRDHRLDKLMIQLRNLRQALDLHEVISQQRNGYASLQLLLRWRREIGLNIEIGAFLKKYPHIFEIYVHPVKRNHCCRITPKMADLVAEEDAVVRENEPAIVQRLKKLLMMSTNGTLNMHAIWLIRKELGLPDDYRSSILPNHQSQFSLEIPDTLTLISRDENLAVANVEKWREKEYTEKWLAEYETKYAFPINFPTGFKIEKGFREKLKNWQRLPYTKPYEENGLHPISNAERLEKRIVGIIHELLSSTVEKMIPLERLAHFRRPFSMEVNMRELLLKYPGIFYISTKGGTQTVVLRESYSKGCLVEPNPVYSVRRKMLDLILSGCRNIGETEKVTWLIEENNQGSSHGLHNHTWPVDSMNSMLQFESDSCGEEASSCDLRESKIQ; encoded by the coding sequence ATGGCATTTAAGGTGTTAGGCGGAATAAATCTGCATGCACTTTCCCTCCGCCTGCACATGCTGGATGAGGTGTTCTGTTACGGCCCCTTTAACCGTAGCATGCAGAGGAGGTGGAAGAAGCCAGTGGATTCGGCGCGGACTCGTCTGGAGGGCAGAACGAGAGACCATAGGCTGGACAAGCTGATGATTCAGCTCAGGAACTTGAGGCAGGCTTTGGATTTGCACGAGGTGATATCTCAGCAGAGGAACGGCTACGCATCTCTCCAGCTCCTTTTGAGGTGGAGGCGTGAGATTGGGTTGAACATTGAGAtcggtgctttcctcaagaaataCCCCCATATTTTCGAGATTTATGTGCACCCCGTCAAAAGGAACCATTGTTGTAGGATCACCCCAAAGATGGCTGATTTGGTCGCAGAAGAAGATGCTGTCGTCAGGGAGAACGAGCCCGCCATAGTTCAGCGGCTGAAGAAACTTCTCATGATGTCTACGAATGGAACTCTGAATATGCATGCGATCTGGCTCATCAGGAAGGAGCTCGGTCTGCCCGATGACTACAGGTCTTCTATACTGCCAAACCATCAGTCTCAGTTTTCTCTTGAAATCCCTGATACTTTGACATTGATCTCTAGGGATGAGAATCTAGCTGTAGCTAATGTCGAAAAATGGAGGGAAAAGGAGTATACAGAGAAATGGCTAGCAGAATATGAGACAAAATATGCTTTTCCAATTAACTTTCCTACTGGATTCAAGATTGAGAAAGGATTTAGGGAAAAGCTTAAGAATTGGCAGAGGCTTCCCTATACCAAACCTTACGAGGAAAACGGTTTGCATCCAATCAGCAATGCCGAGCGGCTTGAGAAACGCATTGTTGGTATTATTCATGAGCTTTTAAGCTCGACAGTAGAAAAGATGATTCCACTTGAGAGGCTGGCACACTTCAGGAGACCTTTCTCTATGGAGGTAAATATGCGGGAACTTCTTCTTAAGTACCCTGGCATTTTCTACATTTCGACCAAAGGAGGCACACAAACAGTGGTTCTTAGGGAGAGTTACAGTAAAGGATGTCTGGTTGAGCCTAACCCTGTTTATAGTGTCCGAAGGAAAATGCTAGATCTCATATTGTCTGGATGTCGTAACATTGGTGAAACTGAAAAGGTAACTTGGCTCATTGAGGAGAACAATCAAGGAAGCAGTCATGGGTTACATAATCACACATGGCCAGTGGATAGCATGAATTCCATGTTGCAGTTTGAAAGCGACTCCTGTGGAGAAGAGGCATCTTCTTGTGACTTGCGCGAAAGTAAGATTCAGTGA
- the LOC124699252 gene encoding putative receptor protein kinase ZmPK1: MATPFFSILLLSLLALPTMGAGEAAPQGDVLALKSSLAVEEYETSILRSQEGTFSCGLHSIYTGAFTFSIWYSDSLNKTVVWSANRGRPVSSRRSAVTLRKDGVMVLTDYDAVVVWQTEESLPNVQYAQLLDTGNLVLKNTSGAILWQSFDSPTDTFLPAQRITATTKIVSSTQLHVPGHYTFRFSDQSILSLMYDDITVSDLYWPDPDYQYYENNRNLYNSTRMGSLDDSGEIFASDFARHRPLAASDKGYGIKRRLTLDFDGNLRLYSLSNGSDSNREWTVSWLAVPQPCMIHGLCGPYGICHYSPAPTCSCPPGYAMRNPGNWTRGCKPIVDTIGCREGEHKFLRLPNTDFWGSDQQRINRVSWQDCRKVCLSDCTCKGFQYQEGNGTCYPKNFLFNGRTFPTPTVRTMYIKLPASFNVTNTLIPQSNVLSKERHHLQCDHVSKKTIEPVPDIVREDSRVEPKWFYFYGFIAAFFVIEVFFFTFAWFFVLRREFRSQQLAAEEGYRVMTSHFRMYSYRELAKATEKFKHELGWGGSGISYKGTLDDAREVVVKRLDNVTRNKAEFQDELHVIARINHMNLTRIWGFCSERSHRMLVLEYVENGSLANILFSSKMLLEWNKRFNIALGVAKGLAYLHHECLEWVIHCNLKPENILLDQDLEPKITDFGFAKLLSRSGSNQNVSRARGTLGYIAPEWVTGLPITAKVDVYSYGVVLLELVTGTRILDFVVGLEEDVHVVLKKFVKMLSYRLDGEEPLWLAEFVDFRLVDNFSYVQVKELIKIAVSCLKEDRKKRPTMESIVESLLSVEEAEN; the protein is encoded by the coding sequence ATGGCTACTCCTTTCTTCTCCATTTTGCTCCTATCTTTGCTTGCTCTACCAACCATGGGTGCTGGTGAGGCCGCACCTCAGGGTGACGTCCTAGCACTGAAATCCTCCCTCGCCGTCGAGGAGTACGAGACCAGCATCCTGCGATCACAGGAAGGTACGTTCTCTTGCGGCTTGCACAGCATATACACTGGTGCCTTCACCTTCTCCATATGGTACTCTGACTCACTCAACAAAACTGTCGTCTGGAGTGCAAACCGTGGTCGCCCTGTGAGCTCCAGGAGATCAGCTGTCACCCTGCGCAAGGATGGTGTCATGGTCCTCACCGACTACGACGCTGTGGTTGTGTGGCAAACTGAGGAAAGCCTCCCAAATGTCCAGTACGCTCAGCTTCTTGACACTGGAAACCTCGTCCTGAAGAACACGAGCGGCGCCATTCTTTGGCAGAGCTTCGATTCACCGACGGACACCTTCCTCCCCGCCCAGCGGATTACTGCCACGACAAAGATAGTCTCCTCTACCCAGCTGCATGTTCCTGGTCACTACACTTTCCGTTTTAGTGACCAGTCCATCTTGTCTCTGATGTATGATGACATTACTGTTTCTGATTTATACTGGCCCGATCCTGATTACCAGTACTACGAGAATAACAGGAACCTCTAtaatagtactaggatgggtagcCTTGATGATTCTGGGGAAATTTTTGCTAGTGATTTCGCTCGGCACCGGCCTCTTGCTGCTTCTGATAAAGGTTATGGGATTAAGAGAAGACTTACCCTGGATTTTGATGGTAATCTGAGGTTGTACAGCTTGAGCAATGGATCAGATTCAAATAGGGAGTGGACAGTTTCATGGCTGGCTGTGCCTCAACCGTGCATGATTCATGGCCTCTGTGGTCCATATGGGATCTGCCACTACTCCCCTGCACCAACATGTTCTTGTCCACCTGGTTATGCAATGAGGAATCCTGGTAACTGGACACGGGGTTGCAAGCCTATAGTAGATACCATCGGATGCCGGGAAGGTGAACACAAATTCTTGAGGCTTCCAAACACTGATTTTTGGGGATCTGATCAGCAGCGAATCAACCGAGTGTCTTGGCAGGATTGTAGGAAGGTATGCTTGAGTGATTGTACCTGCAAGGGTTTTCAATACCAAGAAGGAAATGGTACATGCTATCCAAAGAATTTTCTATTCAATGGAAGGACTTTCCCAACACCCACTGTGCGCACAATGTACATCAAACTCCCGGCAAGTTTCAATGTTACAAATACCCTTATTCCACAGTCCAATGTGCTCAGCAAGGAAAGACATCATCTTCAATGTGATCACGTGAGCAAAAAAACCATAGAGCCAGTGCCAGACATCGTGCGTGAAGATTCCAGGGTTGAACCAAAATGGTTCTACTTCTATGGGTTCATTGCTGCATTTTTTGTCATTGAGGTTTTCTTCTTCACATTTGCATGGTTCTTCGTTCTAAGGAGGGAGTTCAGGTCACAACAATTGGCAGCCGAGGAAGGCTACAGGGTGATGACTAGTCATTTCCGGATGTACAGTTACAGAGAGCTGGCCAAGGCAACTGAAAAGTTCAAACATGAGCTTGGATGGGGAGGTTCAGGCATTTCTTACAAGGGAACCTTGGACGATGCACGAGAGGTGGTCGTAAAAAGGCTGGACAATGTAACACGAAACAAGGCAGAGTTCCAGGATGAGTTACATGTTATTGCAAGGATTAACCATATGAATCTGACAAGAATATGGGGGTTTTGCTCAGAGAGATCCCATAGGATGTTGGTCTTGGAGTATGTTGAAAACGGTTCATTAGCTAACATACTGTTCAGCAGCAAAATGTTGCTGGAGTGGAATAAGAGGTTTAACATAGCATTAGGTGTTGCAAAGGGGCTGGCATATCTTCACCATGAGTGTCTAGAGTGGGTCATCCACTGCAACCTGAAGCCGGAGAATATTTTGCTAGATCAGGATCTAGAACCTAAGATCACCGACTTTGGGTTCGCAAAGCTGCTCAGCAGATCAGGGTCGAATCAGAATGTGTCGCGGGCACGGGGAACCTTAGGTTACATTGCTCCAGAGTGGGTCACCGGTTTACCGATAACAGCAAAGGTTGATGTGTACAGCTACGGAGTCGTCCTCCTTGAACTAGTAACAGGAACAAGAATTCTCGACTTTGTTGTGGGTTTGGAGGAGGATGTCCATGTGGTGCTCAAGAAGTTTGTTAAGATGCTTTCATACAGGCTGGACGGGGAGGAACCATTGTGGTTAGCAGAGTTTGTAGATTTCAGACTGGTTGACAACTTCAGCTACGTTCAAGTGAAAGAACTGATAAAGATAGCTGTTTCATGCCTGAAGGAGGATAGGAAGAAAAGGCCAACAATGGAATCAATAGTGGAGAGCCTCCTTTCAGTTGAAGAAGCTGAAAATTAG